A part of Ziziphus jujuba cultivar Dongzao chromosome 8, ASM3175591v1 genomic DNA contains:
- the LOC107414325 gene encoding uncharacterized protein LOC107414325 isoform X1, which yields MRSSIASPFINSITMIKRKRTYEEAMELEPPAFSHLPNELTTEILARVASSSQIDYFNTKICCKFFNKVGEDDYVYRHMSLGKLKHIAWERRNEAKIFYNTCKKSGHPEVLYEEGVMEYFNVKSKTANSGLDLLKRAANLGHQGASYILGIILICSGEERKGIKLLSSIKTKSELKECRSKLCEVLSTMWIHKRRRFVLQPVLLYCPIQHITKKNTGWTSEWCEEDEHESCNRCIWNQEIIYVCNL from the exons ATGCGTTCTTCTATTGCTTCTCCATTCATCAACTCGATCACAATGATTAAGAGAAAACGTACATATGAAGAGGCTATGGAATTGGAACCTCCAGCTTTCTCACACCTTCCAAACGAGTTGACCACTGAAATCTTGGCTCGGGTTGCTTCCTCTTCTCAAATTGATTACTTCAATACCAAAATATG ctgtaaattttttaataaggtTGGTGAAGATGACTATGTTTATCGGCATATGTCGCTAGGCAAATTGAAGCATATTGCATGGGAGAGACGGAATGAAGCAAAAATCTTTTATAACACCTGCAAGAAAAGTGGACATCCAGAAGTATTGTATGAAGAAGGAGTG ATGGAATATTTCAATGTTAAGTCAAAAACAGCAAATTCAGGACTAGATCTTCTAAAAAGAGCTGCAAATTTAGGACACCAAGGAGCTTCTTACATATTGGGGATCATCCTTATTTGCAGTGGAGAAGAACGCAAGGGAATAAAATTGCTTTCCagtattaaaacaaaaagtgaatTGAAAGAATGCCGAAGCAAATTATGTGAAGTATTAAGTACAATGTGGATTCACAAACGACGTAGATTTGTTCTACAACCTGTCCTACTTTATTGTCCGATCCAACatataacaaagaaaaatacaGGATGGACAAGTGAATGGTGCGAAGAAGATGAACATGAAAGTTGTAACAGATGCATATGGAATCAAGAAATCATTTACGTATGCAATCTGTAA
- the LOC107414325 gene encoding uncharacterized protein LOC107414325 isoform X2: protein MEEARKRTYEEAMELEPPAFSHLPNELTTEILARVASSSQIDYFNTKICCKFFNKVGEDDYVYRHMSLGKLKHIAWERRNEAKIFYNTCKKSGHPEVLYEEGVMEYFNVKSKTANSGLDLLKRAANLGHQGASYILGIILICSGEERKGIKLLSSIKTKSELKECRSKLCEVLSTMWIHKRRRFVLQPVLLYCPIQHITKKNTGWTSEWCEEDEHESCNRCIWNQEIIYVCNL from the exons AGAAAACGTACATATGAAGAGGCTATGGAATTGGAACCTCCAGCTTTCTCACACCTTCCAAACGAGTTGACCACTGAAATCTTGGCTCGGGTTGCTTCCTCTTCTCAAATTGATTACTTCAATACCAAAATATG ctgtaaattttttaataaggtTGGTGAAGATGACTATGTTTATCGGCATATGTCGCTAGGCAAATTGAAGCATATTGCATGGGAGAGACGGAATGAAGCAAAAATCTTTTATAACACCTGCAAGAAAAGTGGACATCCAGAAGTATTGTATGAAGAAGGAGTG ATGGAATATTTCAATGTTAAGTCAAAAACAGCAAATTCAGGACTAGATCTTCTAAAAAGAGCTGCAAATTTAGGACACCAAGGAGCTTCTTACATATTGGGGATCATCCTTATTTGCAGTGGAGAAGAACGCAAGGGAATAAAATTGCTTTCCagtattaaaacaaaaagtgaatTGAAAGAATGCCGAAGCAAATTATGTGAAGTATTAAGTACAATGTGGATTCACAAACGACGTAGATTTGTTCTACAACCTGTCCTACTTTATTGTCCGATCCAACatataacaaagaaaaatacaGGATGGACAAGTGAATGGTGCGAAGAAGATGAACATGAAAGTTGTAACAGATGCATATGGAATCAAGAAATCATTTACGTATGCAATCTGTAA